The following proteins are encoded in a genomic region of Fusobacterium periodonticum 1_1_41FAA:
- a CDS encoding PilN domain-containing protein has translation MSKKTLALSHIDNYINGGKNTILLLENKFFYIFKVQIENVLNEEDRKEKLEDRLEIVFPRYNSDDFVLRYEILKKDKKRENIVVYLMDINYLNDCIIDDMKDYGFISIIPSFFISREKKDLNHYFNFDISETMLVITEYMNNNILDIQSFKLSKSSLDSEDFEVEDKFSIINTFLANITEDIHIVFTGDKINFEDLELENKTYSFYSVENLDFSKYPNFLPEDLRNKYSLYYIENKYLYILLGLSIITIILTIIIHYNLNSSEKKLEALELESTKLEEEIENARNEMEEIEVESKNLQEFLVKKEDMDIKISSFLEELTYLCPEYLKISSIEYDENKIFNIEGKTDKVERITKFLENITNSKNFILSNYDYILKKANEIEFKIEVKYRAVPR, from the coding sequence ATGTCTAAAAAAACTTTAGCTTTAAGTCATATTGATAATTATATAAATGGTGGAAAAAATACTATTCTTCTTTTAGAGAATAAGTTTTTTTATATTTTTAAAGTTCAAATAGAGAATGTCTTAAATGAAGAGGACAGAAAAGAAAAATTAGAAGATAGATTGGAAATAGTTTTTCCAAGATATAATTCTGATGATTTTGTATTGAGATATGAAATTCTGAAAAAAGATAAAAAGAGAGAAAATATAGTCGTTTATTTAATGGATATCAATTATTTAAACGATTGTATTATTGATGATATGAAGGACTATGGTTTTATTTCTATTATTCCTTCTTTTTTTATATCCAGAGAGAAAAAAGACTTAAATCATTATTTTAACTTTGATATAAGCGAAACTATGCTAGTTATAACAGAGTATATGAACAATAATATTTTAGATATACAGAGCTTTAAATTAAGTAAATCTTCACTTGATAGCGAGGATTTTGAAGTTGAAGATAAATTCTCTATAATAAATACTTTTTTAGCTAATATTACTGAGGATATACATATAGTTTTCACTGGAGATAAAATAAATTTTGAAGATTTAGAGCTAGAGAACAAGACTTATTCTTTTTATTCAGTTGAAAATTTAGATTTTTCTAAATATCCTAACTTTCTTCCTGAAGACTTGAGAAATAAATATTCTCTTTACTACATAGAAAATAAGTATCTATATATTTTATTAGGACTTTCTATAATAACAATCATATTGACAATAATAATTCACTATAATCTCAATAGTTCTGAAAAGAAATTAGAAGCCTTAGAGCTTGAAAGTACCAAGCTTGAAGAAGAAATTGAGAATGCTAGAAATGAAATGGAAGAGATTGAAGTTGAAAGTAAGAACTTACAAGAGTTTCTTGTAAAAAAAGAAGATATGGATATAAAGATATCTTCATTTTTGGAAGAATTGACTTATCTTTGTCCTGAATACTTGAAAATATCTAGTATAGAATATGATGAAAATAAAATTTTCAATATAGAAGGCAAGACTGATAAAGTTGAAAGAATAACAAAATTTCTAGAAAATATAACAAACTCTAAAAATTTTATACTATCTAACTATGACTATATTTTAAAAAAAGCCAATGAGATAGAATTTAAAATTGAAGTCAAATATAGAGCTGTTCCGAGGTGA
- a CDS encoding secretin N-terminal domain-containing protein, whose translation MKKFTLILFLILNNFLFSIGLNRDVDIIDMPLHEVLAILSKECGRNLICSKEAKDIVVDTYFNKGEDLDSVLGFLAETYGLTMKKENNTTIFMLASEKNSKKAKIIGRVTSNNMSLEGARIELKDLNKFVYSDKSGNFIIDNLDKDVYVCKISKKGYEEKGEIIDSSKSISILNVDLKEKADNYTNRQNEANLEDLNFYEVDGKFYYTKTFSLFNVSPDEVLKVLRETFGENIKVSSLSKVNKLVVSAERDILENAISIIEDIDKNPKQVKISSQILDISNNLFEELGFDWVYRQNIASEERNTLTAIILGKAGLNGVGSTLNIVRQFNNKSDVLSTGLNLLESTNDLVVSSVPTLMIASGEEGEFKVTEEVIVGVKTTRENKNDRHTEPVFKEAGLIMKVKPFIKDDDYIVLEISLELSDFKFKRNVLNIKDVNSGTYNSEGGSKVGRALTTKVRVKNGDTILIGGLKKSIQQNIESKIPILGDIPIISFFFKNTTKKRENSDMYIKLKVEIE comes from the coding sequence ATGAAAAAATTTACTCTAATATTATTTTTAATTTTAAATAACTTTCTTTTTTCAATTGGATTAAATCGTGATGTCGATATTATTGATATGCCACTCCATGAAGTTCTAGCTATTTTATCTAAAGAATGTGGTAGAAATTTAATTTGTTCTAAGGAAGCTAAGGACATAGTGGTGGATACATATTTTAATAAGGGTGAAGATTTGGACTCTGTTTTAGGATTTCTAGCTGAAACTTATGGTTTAACTATGAAAAAAGAAAATAATACCACAATCTTTATGTTAGCTAGTGAAAAAAATTCTAAAAAAGCTAAAATTATTGGTAGAGTTACCTCTAATAATATGTCTTTAGAAGGAGCTAGAATTGAATTAAAAGATTTGAATAAATTTGTTTACAGCGATAAAAGTGGAAATTTTATTATAGATAATTTGGATAAAGATGTCTATGTTTGTAAGATTTCCAAAAAAGGTTATGAAGAAAAAGGCGAAATTATAGATAGCTCTAAGTCTATTTCTATTTTGAATGTAGATTTAAAAGAAAAAGCTGATAATTATACAAATAGACAAAATGAAGCTAATCTTGAAGATTTAAATTTCTATGAAGTTGATGGAAAATTTTATTATACTAAAACTTTTTCTCTTTTCAATGTCTCACCTGACGAAGTCTTAAAGGTTCTTCGTGAAACTTTTGGAGAAAATATAAAAGTAAGTAGTTTGAGTAAAGTGAATAAATTAGTTGTCAGTGCTGAAAGAGATATATTAGAAAACGCTATTTCTATAATAGAAGATATAGATAAAAATCCTAAACAAGTTAAGATAAGTTCTCAAATTTTAGATATTTCAAATAATTTATTTGAAGAACTAGGTTTTGACTGGGTATACAGACAAAATATTGCAAGTGAAGAAAGAAATACTCTAACCGCAATAATTTTAGGTAAGGCTGGATTAAATGGCGTAGGTTCTACTCTTAATATAGTTAGGCAATTCAATAATAAAAGTGATGTTTTAAGTACGGGATTAAATTTACTTGAATCAACTAATGACTTAGTTGTAAGTTCTGTTCCCACTCTTATGATAGCAAGTGGTGAAGAAGGAGAATTTAAGGTAACAGAAGAAGTAATAGTTGGAGTAAAGACAACTAGAGAAAATAAAAATGATAGACATACTGAACCTGTATTTAAAGAAGCAGGTTTGATTATGAAGGTTAAGCCTTTCATTAAAGATGATGACTATATTGTTTTAGAAATTAGTTTAGAATTAAGTGATTTCAAATTTAAGAGGAATGTTTTAAATATAAAGGATGTAAATTCAGGTACATATAACTCTGAAGGAGGATCTAAAGTTGGAAGAGCTTTAACAACTAAAGTTAGAGTTAAAAATGGAGATACTATCTTAATAGGTGGGTTAAAAAAATCAATACAACAAAATATTGAAAGTAAAATTCCTATCCTAGGTGATATCCCTATTATAAGTTTTTTCTTTAAAAACACTACAAAGAAAAGAGAAAACTCAGATATGTACATAAAATTGAAAGTTGAAATAGAATAA
- a CDS encoding glucose-6-phosphate isomerase: MKKISLDYSKISKFVSENELNELKNKVELVSEKLHNKTGAGNDFLGWLDLPVNYDKEEFARIKKASEKIKSDSEVLVVIGIGGSYLGARAVIECLSHSFFNSLSKEKRNAPEIYFAGQNISGTYLKDLIEIIGDRDFSVNVISKSGTTTEPAIAFRVFKELLENKYGEAAKERIYVTTDKNKGALKKLADEKGYEEFVIPDDVGGRFSVLTAVGLLPIAVAGISIDDLMAGAQTAREDYSKDFTSNDCYKYAAIRNILYKKDYNIEILANYEPKLHYISEWWKQLYGESEGKDKKGIFPASVDLTTDLHSMGQYIQDGRRNLMETILNVENPLKDISIKKEAEDLDGLNYLEGKGLSFVNNKAFEGTLLAHIDGGVPNLIINIPELNPFNIGYLIYFFEKACAISGYLLEVNPFDQPGVESYKKNMFALLGKKGYEELSKELNERLKK, translated from the coding sequence ATGAAAAAAATTAGTTTAGACTATTCAAAAATTTCTAAGTTTGTAAGTGAAAATGAATTAAATGAACTTAAGAATAAAGTTGAATTAGTAAGTGAAAAATTACATAATAAAACAGGAGCTGGAAATGATTTTCTAGGTTGGCTAGACTTACCTGTTAATTACGATAAGGAAGAATTTGCTAGAATAAAAAAGGCTAGTGAAAAAATAAAATCAGATTCTGAAGTTTTAGTAGTTATCGGAATAGGGGGATCATACTTAGGAGCTAGAGCAGTTATAGAATGCTTAAGCCACAGTTTCTTTAACTCTTTATCTAAAGAAAAAAGAAATGCACCTGAAATCTATTTTGCAGGACAAAATATATCAGGAACTTATTTAAAAGATTTAATTGAAATTATTGGAGATAGAGATTTTTCAGTAAATGTAATCTCAAAATCAGGAACAACAACAGAGCCAGCTATAGCTTTCAGGGTTTTTAAAGAACTTTTAGAAAATAAATATGGTGAGGCAGCAAAAGAAAGAATTTATGTAACAACTGATAAAAATAAAGGTGCTCTAAAAAAACTTGCTGATGAAAAAGGATATGAAGAGTTTGTAATTCCTGATGATGTTGGAGGAAGATTCTCTGTTCTAACAGCTGTTGGTTTACTTCCTATAGCTGTTGCTGGAATAAGTATAGATGATCTAATGGCTGGAGCACAAACAGCAAGAGAAGACTATTCAAAAGATTTTACTTCAAATGACTGTTATAAATATGCTGCTATAAGAAATATATTATATAAAAAGGACTATAATATTGAAATTCTAGCTAATTATGAGCCTAAACTTCATTATATTTCTGAATGGTGGAAACAATTATATGGGGAATCTGAAGGAAAAGATAAAAAAGGAATTTTCCCAGCTTCTGTAGACTTAACGACAGACCTTCACTCTATGGGACAGTATATCCAAGACGGTAGAAGAAACTTAATGGAAACTATATTAAATGTTGAAAATCCACTTAAAGATATAAGTATTAAAAAGGAAGCTGAAGACTTAGATGGACTTAACTATTTAGAAGGAAAAGGGCTATCTTTTGTAAATAATAAAGCTTTTGAAGGAACTTTACTTGCTCATATAGATGGTGGAGTACCAAACTTAATTATAAATATACCAGAACTTAATCCTTTTAATATAGGATATTTAATTTATTTCTTTGAAAAAGCTTGTGCTATAAGTGGTTATTTATTAGAAGTAAATCCTTTTGACCAACCTGGTGTTGAATCATATAAGAAAAATATGTTTGCTCTTTTAGGTAAAAAAGGATATGAAGAACTTTCTAAAGAGCTGAATGAAAGATTAAAAAAATAA
- a CDS encoding SoxR reducing system RseC family protein gives MVNKGIVTKIQGDTVAIKLYKSSSCSHCSCCSESNKMGSDFEFKINQKVELGDLVTLEISEKDVVKAAMIAYVFPPIMMILGYIVADRLGFSEMQSIAGSFIGLVIGFIFLAIYDRFFAKKTIDEEIKIVSVEKYDPNACENLAERCEDFF, from the coding sequence ATGGTAAACAAGGGAATTGTTACTAAAATTCAAGGTGATACTGTTGCTATTAAATTATATAAAAGTTCTTCTTGCTCGCATTGTAGTTGTTGTAGTGAAAGCAACAAAATGGGAAGCGATTTTGAATTTAAAATAAATCAAAAAGTTGAATTAGGTGATTTAGTAACCTTAGAAATATCTGAAAAAGATGTTGTAAAAGCTGCTATGATAGCATATGTTTTTCCACCTATTATGATGATTTTAGGTTATATAGTGGCAGATCGTTTAGGATTTTCAGAAATGCAATCTATAGCTGGTAGTTTCATAGGATTAGTTATAGGATTTATATTTTTGGCTATCTATGATAGATTTTTTGCTAAAAAGACAATTGATGAAGAAATAAAAATTGTCTCTGTTGAAAAGTATGATCCAAATGCTTGTGAGAATTTAGCAGAAAGATGTGAAGACTTTTTTTAG
- a CDS encoding Fic family protein — translation MSNKYEKLIKLYYKKKNIEEEYIKRRENSSTFITDLKINPIKRGNKIFEKEYNLFYVNLLEHTLLQEKIMENSKKIISLSNPNKFPPIAIKEIINKILSNELYKTNKIEGIESSKSQIYSSLKENGKLNKKENKLDGIIKKYRDIMEKNFKDTQHIESLSSFRKIYDEMFEDFEKSGNYKLDGKYFRKDTVKVINGLGKTIHIGINGEETIEKNIENLIQFMNRKDIPFLVKASISHFFFEYIHPFYDGNGRFGRYLLSLYLARKLDILTAFSVSYSISRNLDDYYKSFVEVEDVTNYGEITFFVENILKTIKNGQEMIIELLNDSVMKFNHSIEILNELTKDLSEKENIILQIYLQNYLFNDFEELTNIELSTIIGDLTQQTINKYTQELEKKGYLVKIKQRPLTYALSEKITEKM, via the coding sequence ATGTCAAATAAATATGAAAAATTAATAAAATTATATTATAAAAAGAAAAATATAGAAGAAGAATATATAAAAAGAAGAGAAAATTCTTCTACATTTATTACAGATTTAAAAATTAATCCTATAAAAAGAGGAAATAAAATTTTTGAGAAAGAGTATAATCTATTTTATGTAAATTTATTAGAACATACTTTATTACAAGAAAAAATAATGGAGAATAGTAAAAAAATTATTTCTCTTTCAAATCCAAATAAATTTCCTCCAATTGCTATAAAAGAAATAATTAATAAAATTTTATCAAATGAGTTATATAAAACTAATAAGATTGAGGGAATAGAAAGTAGTAAAAGTCAAATATATTCTTCATTAAAAGAAAATGGAAAACTTAATAAAAAAGAAAATAAATTAGATGGGATAATAAAAAAATATAGAGATATAATGGAAAAAAATTTTAAAGATACTCAACATATAGAAAGTCTTTCAAGTTTTAGAAAAATATATGACGAGATGTTTGAAGACTTTGAAAAAAGTGGTAACTATAAATTAGATGGAAAATATTTTAGAAAAGATACAGTAAAAGTGATTAATGGTTTAGGAAAGACCATACATATAGGAATAAATGGAGAAGAAACTATAGAAAAAAATATAGAAAATTTAATTCAATTTATGAATAGAAAGGATATTCCATTTTTAGTAAAAGCTAGTATCAGTCATTTTTTCTTTGAGTATATACATCCTTTCTATGATGGAAATGGAAGATTTGGAAGATATTTACTATCACTATACTTAGCTAGAAAACTAGATATTTTAACAGCTTTTTCTGTGTCTTATTCAATATCAAGAAATTTAGATGATTACTATAAATCTTTTGTTGAAGTAGAAGATGTAACTAACTATGGTGAAATAACATTTTTTGTTGAAAATATTTTAAAAACCATAAAAAATGGGCAAGAAATGATAATAGAATTATTGAATGATAGTGTGATGAAATTTAATCATTCAATTGAAATTTTAAATGAATTAACAAAAGACTTATCAGAAAAAGAAAATATAATCTTACAAATATATTTACAAAATTATTTATTCAATGATTTTGAAGAATTAACTAATATAGAGTTGAGTACTATTATAGGAGATTTGACTCAGCAAACTATAAACAAATACACTCAAGAATTAGAAAAAAAAGGATATTTAGTAAAAATAAAGCAAAGACCACTAACTTATGCTTTATCTGAAAAAATAACTGAAAAAATGTAA
- a CDS encoding NAD-dependent epimerase/dehydratase family protein — MKKIFIVTGSTGFLGNTIVKKLSKNKDYEVRALVYSKKEEDILKDIECKIFHGDITNKASLKDIFTVEDNKDIYVIHCAAIVTIKSDEDPKVYDVNVNGTNNVIDYCLEVNAKLLYVSSVHAIKESEGKIFETKEFDKDSVHGYYAKTKAEAAKNVLEAVKNRNLKACVFHPAGIIGPGDSSNTHTTQLVKRMLENKLVFVVNGGYNFVDVRDVADGIINAADMGEVGETYILSGEYISIKDYAKLVEKILGKKKYIFSIPIWFVKMIAPAMEKYYDLVKKVPLFTRYSIYTLQTNSNFSNDKAHKELNFRNRKIEDSIKDTIIDITEKEI; from the coding sequence ATGAAAAAAATTTTTATAGTTACAGGTTCCACTGGATTTTTAGGAAATACCATAGTAAAAAAACTATCAAAAAATAAAGACTATGAAGTAAGGGCTTTAGTTTATTCTAAAAAAGAAGAAGATATATTAAAAGATATAGAGTGTAAAATATTTCATGGAGATATAACAAATAAAGCTTCTTTAAAAGATATCTTTACTGTTGAAGATAATAAAGATATCTACGTGATACATTGTGCTGCAATAGTTACCATAAAGTCTGATGAAGATCCAAAGGTCTATGATGTTAATGTCAATGGAACAAATAATGTTATTGATTATTGTCTAGAAGTGAATGCTAAATTATTATATGTTAGTTCTGTTCATGCTATAAAAGAGAGTGAAGGAAAAATATTCGAAACTAAAGAGTTTGATAAAGATTCAGTCCATGGATATTATGCTAAAACAAAGGCTGAAGCTGCAAAAAACGTATTAGAAGCTGTTAAAAATAGAAATCTTAAAGCTTGTGTCTTCCATCCAGCAGGGATAATAGGACCAGGAGATTCTTCTAATACTCATACCACACAGTTAGTAAAGAGAATGCTAGAAAATAAGCTAGTATTTGTTGTTAATGGTGGATATAATTTTGTAGATGTAAGAGATGTAGCTGATGGCATAATAAATGCAGCTGATATGGGTGAAGTGGGTGAAACATATATTTTATCTGGAGAATATATTTCTATTAAGGATTATGCTAAATTAGTTGAAAAGATACTTGGAAAAAAGAAATATATATTTAGTATACCTATATGGTTTGTTAAAATGATTGCACCTGCAATGGAAAAATACTATGATCTAGTAAAAAAAGTTCCTTTATTTACAAGATATTCTATATATACATTACAAACAAATTCTAACTTTTCTAATGATAAAGCTCATAAAGAATTAAACTTTAGAAATAGAAAGATAGAAGATTCAATAAAAGACACAATAATAGATATAACTGAAAAAGAAATTTAA
- a CDS encoding DUF1877 family protein, with protein sequence MGMDLCYYGVKEENIPDILDGNFFEEDFSDSEPQHTLRVFSVKELYYVYSGRKELEEEDFQGKNERDLFIEAFLGEVTVSSPPKDIYSYCTCKEKVKEIANFLNKIDIKDCFEKIEKFYSSSEEEDYIFDIENIIDRFNDFKEFYNELVKNDLGVFIYIS encoded by the coding sequence ATGGGAATGGACTTATGTTACTATGGTGTAAAAGAAGAAAATATACCTGATATTCTTGATGGAAATTTTTTTGAGGAAGATTTTTCAGATTCAGAACCACAACATACCTTGAGAGTATTTTCAGTAAAGGAACTTTATTATGTATATTCAGGTAGAAAAGAACTAGAAGAAGAAGATTTTCAAGGAAAAAATGAAAGAGACTTATTTATTGAAGCATTTTTAGGAGAGGTCACTGTCAGTTCTCCTCCTAAAGATATCTATTCTTATTGTACTTGTAAGGAAAAAGTTAAAGAAATAGCTAATTTTTTAAATAAGATAGATATAAAAGATTGTTTTGAAAAAATAGAAAAATTTTACTCTTCCTCTGAAGAAGAAGACTATATTTTTGATATTGAAAATATCATAGATAGATTTAATGACTTTAAAGAATTTTACAACGAGCTAGTAAAAAATGACTTAGGAGTATTCATCTATATCTCTTAA
- a CDS encoding YfbM family protein — MGMYAMYQEVKKEDFKKLLESDDFFETIEDLEEKDGTELCDIDKMWDALHFLLNGLSAIHGTPEDNILSEFIIGSESFDEESEDFTRYIPTERVIEIAKKLNEINFEDYLKDFDMNKFAENGIYPDIWSYDEEREEIIEELSEHFETLKEFYNKVAKNKNIVVVTIC; from the coding sequence ATGGGAATGTATGCTATGTATCAAGAAGTTAAAAAAGAAGATTTTAAAAAATTATTAGAAAGTGATGACTTCTTTGAAACTATTGAAGACTTAGAAGAAAAAGATGGAACAGAATTATGTGATATAGATAAAATGTGGGACGCTCTTCATTTTTTACTTAATGGACTTTCTGCAATCCATGGTACTCCTGAAGATAATATACTAAGTGAATTTATTATAGGTAGTGAAAGTTTTGATGAAGAATCTGAAGATTTTACAAGATATATTCCAACAGAAAGAGTAATAGAAATTGCTAAAAAACTTAATGAAATAAATTTTGAAGATTATTTAAAAGATTTTGATATGAATAAATTTGCTGAAAATGGTATTTATCCAGATATTTGGAGCTATGATGAAGAAAGGGAAGAAATAATAGAAGAACTTTCTGAACACTTTGAAACTTTAAAAGAATTCTATAATAAAGTTGCTAAAAATAAGAATATAGTTGTTGTTACTATTTGTTAA
- a CDS encoding transcription repressor NadR: MIEREEREKKILEILRDSETLVSGTYLAEFFDVSRQVIVQDIAILKAKNIDIISTNRGYRLLSKGIKKVIKVKHDDAEIRNELNAIVDLGASVEDVFVIHKTYGEIRVKLDIKSRRDVDLLVENINSKLSKPLKNLTDNCHYHTIIAENENIFKEVEDKLKELGILMEE; the protein is encoded by the coding sequence ATGATTGAAAGAGAAGAGAGAGAAAAGAAAATACTTGAGATATTAAGAGATAGTGAAACTCTTGTTAGTGGGACATATCTTGCAGAATTTTTTGATGTTTCAAGACAGGTTATAGTACAGGATATAGCAATATTAAAAGCTAAAAATATAGATATTATTTCAACTAATAGAGGTTATAGATTACTATCAAAAGGAATAAAAAAAGTTATTAAGGTTAAACATGATGATGCAGAAATTAGAAATGAATTAAATGCTATTGTAGACCTTGGAGCAAGTGTTGAAGATGTTTTTGTTATCCATAAAACTTACGGGGAAATAAGGGTAAAATTAGATATAAAATCAAGGAGAGATGTTGATTTATTAGTAGAAAATATCAATTCTAAATTGAGTAAACCTCTAAAAAATCTTACTGATAATTGTCACTATCACACTATAATAGCTGAAAATGAGAATATTTTTAAAGAAGTTGAAGATAAACTAAAAGAGCTTGGAATTTTAATGGAAGAATAA
- the nadC gene encoding carboxylating nicotinate-nucleotide diphosphorylase gives MNLRKIDKFQMNESIRLALKEDITSEDISTNAIYKNSRLAEISLYSKEEGILAGIDVFKRVFELLDDNVEFIEYKADGDKLLNKDLILKIKADVKTILSAERTALNYLQRMSGIATYTQKMVETLDDENIKLLDTRKTTPNMRIFEKYSVRVGGGYNHRYNLSDAIMLKDNHIDAAGSITEAIKLAREYSPFIKKIEIEVEDLKGVEEAVKAGADIIMLDNMDIETTKEAIKIINKKAIIECSGNVDINNINRFKGLEIDYISSGAITHSAKILDLSLKNLRYVDD, from the coding sequence ATGAATTTGAGAAAAATAGATAAATTTCAAATGAATGAATCAATTAGATTAGCATTAAAGGAAGATATTACTTCTGAAGATATTAGCACAAATGCAATTTATAAAAATAGTAGATTGGCAGAAATTTCACTTTATTCAAAAGAAGAAGGAATTTTAGCAGGAATAGATGTATTTAAAAGAGTTTTTGAGTTGTTAGATGATAATGTTGAATTTATAGAATATAAGGCAGATGGAGACAAGCTTTTAAATAAAGATTTAATATTAAAAATTAAAGCTGATGTAAAAACAATATTATCTGCTGAAAGAACAGCTTTGAACTATTTACAAAGAATGAGTGGAATTGCAACTTATACTCAAAAAATGGTAGAAACACTTGATGATGAAAATATAAAGTTACTAGATACTAGAAAAACTACTCCAAATATGAGAATATTTGAAAAATACTCAGTTAGAGTTGGAGGAGGATATAATCACAGATATAATCTTTCAGATGCTATAATGTTAAAAGATAATCATATAGATGCTGCTGGCTCTATAACAGAAGCAATAAAACTTGCAAGAGAATATTCTCCTTTTATTAAAAAAATTGAAATAGAGGTTGAAGATTTAAAAGGAGTAGAGGAAGCTGTTAAAGCTGGAGCAGATATAATTATGCTAGATAATATGGATATAGAAACTACAAAAGAGGCTATAAAAATTATAAATAAAAAGGCTATAATAGAGTGTTCTGGAAATGTAGATATAAACAATATAAACCGTTTTAAAGGATTGGAAATTGACTATATTTCAAGTGGAGCCATAACACATTCAGCTAAAATTTTAGATTTAAGTTTGAAAAATTTGAGGTATGTAGATGATTGA
- a CDS encoding L-aspartate oxidase yields MKIENSDVVIVGSGVAGLICALTLSKKFKIILLTKKKLQDSNSYLAQGGISVCRGKEDREEYIEDTLIAGHYKNDKRAVEILVDESEEAVNTLIENGVKFTGDKKGLFYTREGGHRKFRILYCEDQTGKYIMESLIEKILERDNIKIIEDCEFLDIIEKENTCLGILAKKEEIFAIKSKFTVLATGGLGGIYKNTTNFSHIKGDGVAVAIRHNIELKDISYIQIHPTTLYSKENKRKFLISESVRGEGAILLNQKLERFTDELKPRDKVTKAILEEMKKDKSEYEWLDFSTIKLDVKERFPNIYRNLMENNIDPLKDKVPVVPAQHYTMGGIKVDMDSKTLMKNLYAIGEVACTGVHGKNRLASNSLLESVVFGKRAAYSIIDENNISVYNEITDDIFENIADKIILTDEKENKNIIEKRIKEDEFEKNR; encoded by the coding sequence ATGAAAATTGAAAATTCAGATGTAGTTATAGTTGGTTCAGGAGTTGCAGGTTTAATTTGTGCTTTGACTTTATCTAAGAAATTTAAAATAATATTATTAACGAAGAAAAAACTTCAAGATAGTAACTCTTATCTGGCACAGGGAGGAATATCAGTTTGTAGAGGAAAAGAAGATAGAGAAGAATATATTGAAGATACTTTAATAGCAGGTCACTATAAGAATGATAAAAGAGCAGTTGAAATATTAGTAGATGAATCAGAAGAAGCAGTAAATACTTTAATTGAAAATGGAGTTAAATTTACAGGAGATAAAAAGGGCTTATTCTATACAAGAGAGGGAGGACACAGAAAATTTAGAATTCTATATTGCGAAGATCAAACTGGTAAATATATAATGGAAAGTCTTATAGAAAAAATTTTAGAAAGAGATAATATAAAAATAATCGAAGATTGTGAGTTTTTAGATATTATTGAGAAAGAAAATACTTGTTTGGGAATATTGGCAAAAAAAGAGGAAATATTTGCTATAAAATCTAAATTTACAGTTCTAGCAACAGGTGGCTTAGGTGGAATATATAAAAATACTACGAATTTTTCCCATATTAAAGGAGATGGGGTCGCGGTAGCTATAAGACATAATATAGAATTAAAGGATATTTCATATATACAGATACATCCAACAACATTGTATAGCAAAGAAAATAAAAGGAAATTTTTAATATCTGAGTCAGTAAGAGGAGAAGGTGCAATACTTTTAAATCAAAAATTAGAAAGATTTACAGATGAATTAAAACCACGTGATAAAGTAACAAAGGCAATTTTAGAGGAAATGAAAAAAGATAAGTCGGAGTATGAGTGGTTAGATTTTAGTACAATAAAACTAGATGTAAAAGAAAGATTTCCTAATATTTATAGAAATTTAATGGAAAATAATATAGATCCTCTTAAAGATAAAGTTCCAGTAGTTCCAGCTCAACACTATACAATGGGTGGAATTAAAGTAGATATGGATTCCAAAACTTTAATGAAAAATTTATACGCTATTGGTGAAGTTGCTTGTACAGGCGTTCATGGGAAAAATAGACTAGCAAGTAATTCATTGTTAGAAAGTGTTGTATTTGGAAAAAGAGCGGCATACTCAATTATTGACGAAAATAATATTTCTGTTTATAATGAAATAACAGATGATATTTTTGAAAATATAGCAGATAAAATAATATTAACTGATGAAAAAGAAAATAAAAATATCATAGAAAAAAGGATAAAAGAAGATGAATTTGAGAAAAATAGATAA